The Carassius carassius chromosome 37, fCarCar2.1, whole genome shotgun sequence genomic sequence AAAAATGTGCGTCCCCAGTGACGGACCCGGGGGTTTCAGACGTGAACATATACTGTAGCTGTGGATAAAACACTGCTCTAGGATCAGAGGTGGACGTttatctgtggtgtgggagatgGGGAGAGGGCTGGTCTGGGTTCAATGCCTCTGCTCTTCATGAACGACAGCAGCTGGTCGGGTATCTCGGCCAGTACATCCTTGGCCAGACGGGCCATGCTGAGCACCTGGTTCCCAGATCGGTCGATGTAGTCTCGGAACGGCACAAACTAGAGAAATACAAAGATGAATCTTattaaaaatagctttttaatAGCACTAAACAATTAAAgataagtgattaaaaaaaagaataatataatataatataatataatataatataatataatataataaaaaatatgtaatgtaaatagTAATGTAAAATGACAtagtattcaaataaaaaaatacatttgtgccTGTAAAGCTTTAAAAAGTCATGGGATACCAAAGTTTTTAACTTATAGTAAAACCAGTTACTTTAATTATGAagttaaacattataaaaacaatgtaaaatcaaAAGAGCTAAATTGATTGTGTTAAATTTATTCAGGgtataaaaaagataaaattattattattattactactactactacagtaTTCAAACTTAAAAAGGCTTTTAATTTCaccaaaaatattatatatatataaaacataataaacatatataaacataatataacattttatatagtgtgactgcatcatataataattgctgttaatagtgttcatcgtctggctgtcttgtattaatttttctgaaaaatcctgtcatatacgcacaaactgacagtcatcactgataagctactactaaatattgtagaaacataattttctgtaaagttgctttgtaacgatttgtattgtaaaaagcactatacaaataaacttgaattgaattgaacattttatataatatataaagagtctatataataaaataaaaaataacataaaaatgatataatatatcaaaactacttactaattatttattttttaagaatttaaaacctcattttaatacataaattatgTACAATTTAGTCTgggaaaaaaagctttaaaaaagaaTTCTCATTCATTCAGTATGTTACTTCTCTTTTCTTTGCAATTAATTGTTACATTTACTaacaatttctgaaaaaaaatatttttttctaattgtttccaaaaaaatttaactacaaaaaaaataaaaatccattgtAAATTTTTCATCCTTACTTTAGTAGCttttgtataaataaacaaataaatgaataaaattcaaattttaatctgaattatttttgttaaatatactATTTCACAGACATTACTCCTAAATTTATTGGTTCAGAATGTTCAGtactgaaacttaaaaaaaaaaacattgtgattttattaaaataaatgtaaggtAAGTGGAAAAgcatattaaaaatgaattataaaatttaaataatggtttcatattatattaacaattataaatatttacaaatcctttttttttttaaacaataacttACATAACTAATAGTTTTCAAAACTATAAAATTGTTATTGTTTGACTGTTTGTCCAGAATGTTGTACTTTGCAAGTTTTAAAACTTGAAAATATTagaatttaagttttaaaaagaaaaaaaaaatcaagcaagtggtaaaattctaaatattttataacattaaataaaagggaaaaatcttactttttttcagaaataaaaaaaccAAAAGTACCACATAAAGATGGATAACATTATGTACCTGGACAATGTCTCTCTCAGCAACACGTCCCCTGGAGGACACCCTGACCTCATCTCCATCCAGCTCTTCCATTGCTGTTACATTAACACGAGAACAGTTACATCACATATTCGATTTTTATTTTGAGAGCATCTGTGTTTGCAGTGCCACAATCTCACCATCAAATTCAGCAGGGCCGACTCCTACAATTATGATTGACATGGGCAGAGACGCCGCCTGTAAACAGGGAAGGGGCAGTATGTGACCAATGCCCTGCTAAAAAGattattgtttttacagaacattGGGAAAGTCTACAAGCAAAAATGACTCACGGTGACCACGGCTTCTCTAGTCTGTACCATGTCGGAAATGACACCGTCTGTGATGATCAGCAGCACGAAGTACTGAGAGCCATCTGTCACCTCTGACGCACACCTGAGGGTTTACAGAGTTAAACGCCTCTATATCTAAGCAAAACAAGAACATGCTTctcagaaaatgaaaataatgcaataaagttGCACTAAAACTAGTCCATTTCAAAGCAGTTGCTATGGAATTATGGGTTCAagtcaaaacaaatatttgtatgCCTAGAAATGACTTGGggtcacaagaaaaaaaattaataagggTCTGGTAACTATATGATTTAAAAAGCACTGCTAATAATTTGGAGATTCTGGTTTTGTGTTACAGCATGTGGCTAGAAATAATCCTCATTATTTTTTCTAAGCCTTTTCTTGAACTTTCCTTATTAAATCTGTCTGTTCCATCCAGTTCATCGACCCTAATAACCACCTCCAGATATTGTCTCAGTCACGGCACGTAAGAAGTGGCGAGCTGAGAGAGGAGACTCACACCAACTCTGAAAAGCTGACCACGGCAGCAGCAGCTGATCAATATGTGCCTCTTAAAGCACCTCTGCACTTCTGGTTTGATTTTCTTCAGATTGAGAGATTTAGCTGGATTTGAAAAAATCCCTGAAACTGACAAGGGCAATTAAAAGCCTCTTCACATGTGTGTACAAGGTGTTCACATGTGTGTTAACGTGCTCGTGGCTTCACATCACAACCATACTAATTTATAAATGACCCATTTTTGCAGCTCAGCTTCAGTAAATAATAATCGCTGAGCGAGAGGATTGTGTTGCGAGTGCTGCCTTCATAGAATCACACAaaaatcttgtttaaaaaaaaccccAGAAAAATCCTGTTTTCCATGATATGTCCCTTTAAAAGAAGTTATTTTTTCCTACGTGGTAAACATCGGACCTCGACTGCATCTGAGCAGCAGGTTCACTGAGTGAAGTGTTAGTCAAGCGCAGGTTTCTGGAGGAGTCTTTGGAGCGTGTGTGCGCGAAAGTGCATTTGTGTGGAGAGAGGACAGGCTTTCGAGTGAATAACAAGTGGATAGTGACAGGAAGGAGTTCAGCTCGCAGGggtgagagacagaaagagagctcAACCTGGTGTCAATTGCAGGAGAACTGTTTAGCTTACTGTGCCACCTGGTTGATGACAGGGGCAAAGTTGGTGGGGCCATAGAGCTGCACTTTCCGGAGACAGTCATAGTACGCCTCCAGCACGCCTTCGATGCCGACGCAGTTTGCATTCTCACAGTCGGAGTTCTACGAGGTCAGAATACACACGTGTTAAAAGAGCTCCACAAGTTCATATATAACACATGAGGAATAACTCCAGTCATTTCTGACTTATTCATACTGGACTGAggcatattttatattgttatatgcTATGTCCAAAGCTAAAAATGCATAACAGCATAGTTTAGCTTTGATaatggataataataattaaaatgttatcacAATTTTTTATTCCAAACCTTACTTAATTCAAAGTAAGATGTTTTAACTGTTCTTGTTTATATAGTGAAAGTCAACAGGGTCCAATGTTCCTATTTTAGAAAAAAGATTTCAAAGAAAAAGTAATACAGGTTAGGAATgacagagtgagtaaatgataactttcttaaatgatttattcataaatgaacattttgttatTGTATGAGTGTTTTTAACCCTTTAATGCCTAttgcatcatatttgatacacttttttttaattatcaacatgatcaaaacgtTGTAAAAACCTGTTGTAAACAATCTACTAAACATTTTTAGCAAGTACTTTTAGTATCAGTCTTAAACCGTCCACCTTCAGGTTGTGTCTTTTGTCTGTGAAATCTTTACTAATTTTTATAAAGTGAATGTAAGAATAATTTTCATATTGTTAgtgatatttcaagatgaacacttactTGGCTGAAGCAACTTAGGTTTGCTTAATTattcatacagtacagaccaaaagtttggacacaccttctcattcaaagagttttctttattttcatgactatgaaaagtgTAGAGGTACActaaaggcatcaagggctatttgaccaagaaggagagtgatggggtgctgcgccagatgacctggcctccacagtcaccggacctgaacccaatcgagatggtttaggggtgagctggaccgcagacagaaggcaaaagggccaacaagtgctaagcatctctctgggaactccttcaagactgttggaagaccatttcaggtgactacctcttgaagctcatcaagagaatgccaagagtgtgcaaagcagtaatcaaagcaaaaggtggctactttgaagaacctagaatatgacatattttcagttgtttcacacttttttgttatgtatataattccttatataattccacatgtgttaattcatagttttgatgccttcagtgtgaatctacaattttcatagtcatgaaaataaagaaaactctttgaatgagaaggtgtgtccaaacttttggtctgtactgtacataatttgtttttttgttgttgtttttttaatcatgttgAAATGTGAGCATCAAATATGATAATTCAGGCCTTtgagaaatgtttatttgtacaCCTTTCAGTCATAATTACATTATTGCATtcatttcacaataaaataaaaactgcagcTTTTGGTAATAAaacaaagcatttaaatatcatcttaccgAGACATATTATTGGAAAATACAGCTTGACAAATTGACAAAAAATGCATtgtcataaatgtattttatgcaaATAGTATTTTATGCTGTTATAAATCTCTTATTAATGTACATAACAAGCTATCAGaatttgatcatattttctgGCTATATAAATATTAGCAACCGCACCAAATTGTATATTTTTGCACAGTTTTGGCCACTTAATAAAACCGAGATGCTTATTTCTGAGCTCCATATTCTCCCATATCATACTATATATACATCAGtaataaaagcctgatgtattaaatattacacaatattatattaaatattttatatttagtctaAAGGTTCAAAAACGGttccataattttttttagatatttttttttctaactatGATTTTATATGTCAGGCTTTCCAGGGTTAATGATGGCTCTTTTCAAGCTGTTACTCACCAGGGGAAAAGCATGAGAGATCTTGCCATCAGGAGGGAGTTTAGCTCCAAAGCCGTAGGCAGGGAAGAGTTTGTCACTGTCATAATCCTGGACGATTTCCCCCACGGCTTTAAGGGCCATGGCGTATGCGTTCAGCTGATACGGGTTCATGTAGTGGAGCGAGGTCGGCTGAGATGGGTTTCCTGCGTTCAGGTATCAATCAATACAAGACAAAAGAGCAAAGACATCGTGGTCACTTACATCAGTGCCGAGCTCTAAATCTGAAACGGACATGAGACAATCGCATGCCTCACAAACACAAATGCTTATGTAATGAAGATGGTCTTACCATTAGAGGCGGTGAAGTCTATGGCTACAGTGAAGTTGAGCTGTGTTCTGTTTTCAACATGGAAAAGAATCACAGTCAGAAGTGTGTAACTAATGCAGTACATATGGATACTTAATATGACATGCTATATTACATGTGCagggtgtgtaaatatatatactacGGTTCAGATGTTTTGCTGATGCATATTACTGATGCAAATGTTTTGCATTagtaagattcttttttttttttttttttttttttattcaccaaccttctttcaatttatcaaaatttaaagtaaaaacatttattatcttacaaaaaaaacagcaaaatgtaaaaaaaagtattaaaagaatgctaattctattcatcaaagaatttttaagaaaaaaagatcatgaaaggatcatgtgatactgatgaCTGAAGACGTAATGCttaaagtaatggctgctgaaaattcaactttgccagtaaattacatgttaaaatatataaacatagaaaatataaaaatgtatcaaataaaaatgtataaaatttataTAGTGGTGTATACAAAGTCTACTAATTaaattgcttatttatttatttatttatttaattatttattaattgcacaattattgattgattgattgattgattgattgattgattgattgattgattgattgcaaaAACTGAATTGAAAAACATAAGATCTTAGTATTTATTTGGTCTCCATTTAGTTTTAATGACAGTAGCACTCAAGCCGATATGAACAAACCTAACACATATTATTCATACTTTAAAAGTAGCAAGACACTTGACCTTTAGTACAAAGGAGTTTGCAAACTCAATGTCACACATTTGATTAGTAACCTAGAAATAGTCCAGAGTCCAAATATTATAGTCCAAATATCTCCTATTCTTTTGAATTCATTTGCATCGTGATTACTTTGCTAAATGTTCAAAGTACTAACACTTTGTTTATTTCAAGGTTtcaatttaattgaatttcaACTTGGAGCTTTTGGATGACACTGTATATGCAAATTGTTTTAtagtcaaaattaaaaaaaataattttgaataatcTGAGCAAATTATCAAAATGCTTCTAATCTAGACAtgttaaatcaatcaataaattaaaaaagaaacacttgtttttatttaaattaaacaaacatatgtttttttatCAAGTCAATGCATAATTAAAGGTCCAGCTGCAATTAAAAGGCAAGCATATGGTATGATATACTGAATCACTGGCTTGATTTCAGATGTCTGGAAATGAGTATGTGATGAttgctttagattttttttttttttttttgttacatttttattatgactgTCAGTTGATTAGATATTGTATGTTATTCTTACTCATTCTTTACTGCCTGCTCCCAGTAAGCATGGCTTGGGGAACAAAGTTTCTTGCTGgatactttcaaaaacatgaaggCTTGAATGCTTGCATGGCTCCAATTATGGAATATATGTAAGTGACATTGTGTCAATCTTTGCATTGGTTTATTGGTATTGTCTTGAAGTTATTCAGATTGACTAATCTATTCCAGATGCTCTCTAACCAGTAAATCTGCATCTTTCTCCAGCCTAATTTATCCAGGGACTTTTAAGGGGCACTCACCCGCCTCGAATGAAGTCCACAAATGTGTGCTCCGATTCTACTTTGAAGGACAAAAGTGTTACctagagagagtgaaagagagaaagagaggagagataATGGAAGTCATTATGAAAATACATCAGACGAGGAGAGCGCTTGACAGGTAATCCATTCACACGTACCGTGCCAGAGTtgacatatttctttttcctcccTTTCTTCTTGGGATTCAGAACCTGAATAAAGAAGAAACAAAAAGACACCCATCAAGCAAGGCTGAAAGAAATATGACATTTAACTGAAGTGTCCTCAATCTGTTTTTTTCTCGTatgattcacaaaacatttttgacACTTCACGAATACAGCCCACGTTGTTGTCCCTTTACTTTTTTGGAGGCATCAGAAGCacaggttttatttattaatctattaatttaatttaagttagaTCAACATAAAAACTATAACTGAATGAAAAGTAACTGGTTTTCAACACGTCTGTATGTCTGTATCCCCTCCTTTGGCCTCTCTTTACTGTATCTGTTGTATGAAATTGAAAATCAAACAACATTGAATGAATTTATATTCAAATCACTGTcgtaaaaaactattttaactaaGTTCTAAAACACTGTATTTAGATGTGTCCCACAATTTATGCACATACAAACAACACATGCAAAAATACTCTTTTGAAATCCTTTTTCACTTTATAAGATTTGCAAGTCTAATTCTCTTCTCTGTTCATGGTAAGTGTTTTTTAATCACAGCAAAATAACTCTAAAAGTGCAGAATTATTTTTTGCCAGAACTCAAAATTGATTTgcacaaaatgtttttacctcATAAACATTGAATTGGCTCTGCCCACGAGACAGCTCTCTATAGCTGGTCGTAAACTCTCCGATGAAGTCATGACTGTAGAAAAATCAAAACGTTTACTTGAGCGAGGAATATTTACTGAGCATTGCACAAGCGTGCTGAGAAGAAATTATTTTGGCTAATGAAAATTTGGCTCGAGTCATTCTTGTTATGcaggataatttttttattcataaacacAATATTTA encodes the following:
- the LOC132118411 gene encoding copine-9-like, yielding MQLCANKLDKKDFFGKSDPFLVFYRSNEDGTFTICHKTEVIKNTLNPVWQPFTIPVRALCNGDYDRTVKVDVYDWDRDGSHDFIGEFTTSYRELSRGQSQFNVYEVLNPKKKGRKKKYVNSGTVTLLSFKVESEHTFVDFIRGGTQLNFTVAIDFTASNGNPSQPTSLHYMNPYQLNAYAMALKAVGEIVQDYDSDKLFPAYGFGAKLPPDGKISHAFPLNSDCENANCVGIEGVLEAYYDCLRKVQLYGPTNFAPVINQVAQCASEVTDGSQYFVLLIITDGVISDMVQTREAVVTAASLPMSIIIVGVGPAEFDAMEELDGDEVRVSSRGRVAERDIVQFVPFRDYIDRSGNQVLSMARLAKDVLAEIPDQLLSFMKSRGIEPRPALSPSPTPQINVHL